The Populus trichocarpa isolate Nisqually-1 chromosome 2, P.trichocarpa_v4.1, whole genome shotgun sequence genome has a window encoding:
- the LOC7467829 gene encoding LRR receptor-like serine/threonine-protein kinase RGI1 — MMSSNAITIFLLFLNISIFPAISALNQEGHCLLSWLSTFNSSLSATFFSTWDPSHKNPCKWDYVRCSSNGFVSGITITSINLPTSFPTQLLSFNHLTTLVLSNANLTGEIPRSIGNLSSLSTLDLSFNSLTGDIPAEIGRLSQLKLLALNTNSLHGEIPKEIGNCSRLRQLELFDNQLSGKIPAEIGQLLALKTFRAGGNPGIYGEIPMQISNCKELLFLGLADTGISGQIPSILGELKHLETLSVYTAKLTGSIPADIGNCSAMEHLYLYGNQISGRIPDELALLTNLKRLLLWQNNLTGSIPDALGNCLALEVIDLSMNSLSGQIPGSLANLAALEELLLSDNYLTGEIPPFVGNFFGLKQLELDNNRFTGEIPPAIGQLKELLIFFAWQNQLHGSIPAELAKCEKLQALDLSHNFLTGSIPHSLFHLKNLSQLLLISNGFSGEIPPDIGNCIGLIRLRLGSNNFTGQLPPEIGLLHKLSFLELSDNQFTGEIPLEIGNCTQLEMVDLHSNRLHGTIPTSVEFLVSLNVLDLSKNSIAGSVPDNLGMLTSLNKLVISENYITGSIPKSLGLCRDLQLLDMSSNRLTGSIPDEIGGLQGLDILLNLSRNSLTGSIPESFANLSNLANLDLSHNMLTGTLTVLGSLDNLVSLNVSHNNFSGLLPDTKLFHDLPASAYAGNQELCINRNKCHMNGSDHGKNSTRNLVVCTLLSVTVTLLIVFLGGLLFTRIRGAAFGRKDEEDNLEWDITPFQKLNFSVNDIVTKLSDSNIVGKGVSGMVYRVETPMKQVIAVKKLWPLKNGEVPERDLFSAEVRALGSIRHKNIVRLLGCCNNGKTRLLLFDYISMGSLAGLLHEKVFLDWDARYNIILGAAHGLAYLHHDCIPPIVHRDIKTNNILVGPQFEAFLADFGLAKLVDSEECSRVSNVVAGSFGYIAPEYGYCLRITEKSDVYSYGVVLLEVLTGKEPTDDRIPEGVHIVTWVSKALRERRTELTTILDPQLLLRSGTQLQEMLQVLGVALLCVNPSPEERPTMKDVTAMLKEIRHVNEDFEKPNYRGMEATSNPKAAVHSSSFSRSSEPLIRSPS; from the exons ATGATGTCAAGCAACGCAATCACcatttttctcttgtttcttaACATCTCTATCTTTCCAGCCATCTCTGCCTTGAACCAAGAAGGTCATTGTCTACTTTCATGGCTTTCAACCTTTAATTCTTCTCTTTCAGCTACTTTCTTCTCGACATGGGATCCAAGCCACAAAAATCCATGCAAATGGGATTATGTTAGATGTTCTAGTAATGGTTTTGTCTCGGGAATAACAATCACTTCCATCAACCTTCCTACCAGCTTCCCTACCCAGCTACTCTCCTTTAACCATCTCACAACTCTCGTCCTTTCAAATGCAAATCTCACTGGAGAAATTCCACGGTCGATAGGAAACCTGTCATCGCTGAGCACCTTAGACCTCAGTTTCAATTCTTTGACTGGAGACATCCCAGCAGAAATTGGGAGACTATCTCAATTGAAGTTACTTGCTCTGAATACAAATTCATTACATGGTGAGATTCCAAAAGAAATAGGAAACTGTTCAAGGCTTAGACAGCTGGAACTGTTTGATAACCAGCTATCCGGAAAGATTCCTGCAGAAATAGGCCAATTGTTAGCTTTGAAGACCTTTCGAGCAGGTGGTAACCCGGGAATTTATGGCGAAATCCCAATGCAGATATCCAACTGCAAAGAACTACTCTTTTTGGGTCTTGCAGATACTGGGATTTCAGGACAGATTCCAAGTATTTTAGGAGAACTGAAGCATCTTGAGACTCTTTCGGTCTACACAGCTAAACTTACAGGCAGCATTCCAGCAGATATTGGCAACTGCTCAGCGATGGAGCATCTCTATCTGTACGGAAACCAAATTTCAGGCAGGATTCCTGATGAATTGGCTTTGTTGACAAATCTCAAGAGGTTGTTGTTATGGCAGAACAATCTAACCGGGAGCATTCCAGATGCTCTAGGCAATTGTTTAGCTTTGGAAGTTATTGATCTCTCGATGAATTCTCTAAGTGGTCAGATTCCTGGGTCTCTTGCCAATTTGGCTGCATTGGAGGAGCTtcttttatcagacaattaccTTACAGGAGAAATCCCGCCTTTTGTTGGCAACTTTTTTGGCCTGAAGCAGCTTGAACTGGATAACAACAGATTCACTGGCGAGATTCCACCTGCCATTGGCCAACTGAAggagcttttaattttttttgcgtgGCAGAACCAGCTCCATGGAAGCATACCTGCTGAACTAGCCAAATGTGAGAAACTTCAAGCATTGGATCTTTCACACAATTTCCTTACTGGCTCAATTCCACATTCTCTGTTCCATCTCAAGAACTTAAGTCAATTGCTTCTGATATCAAATGGATTTTCAGGTGAAATCCCACCAGATATTGGTAATTGCATTGGTTTGATCCGTTTACGATTAGGATCAAACAACTTTACTGGTCAACTTCCCCCAGAAATAGGTCTCTTGCATAAATTGAGCTTCCTCGAATTGTCAGATAATCAATTTACTGGAGAAATCCCTCTAGAGATTGGTAACTGCACTCAACTAGAAATGGTTGATTTGCACAGCAATAGGCTCCATGGAACCATTCCCACATCTGTTGAGTTTCTTGTTAGTCTAAACGTATTAGACCTTTCCAAGAACTCTATAGCAGGATCCGTACCTGATAACTTAGGCATGCTTACATCCTTAAACAAACTGGTTATCAGTGAAAACTACATTACTGGTTCTATCCCGAAGTCACTTGGCCTGTGTAGGGATCTGCAGCTGTTAGATATGAGCAGCAACAGACTCACTGGTTCAATCCCAGATGAGATAGGTGGATTGCAAGGGCTAGACATCCTCTTGAATTTGAGTAGGAATTCTCTAACGGGCTCTATTCCTGAAAGCTTCGCAAATCTCTCAAATCTTGCCAACCTAGATCTCTCGCACAACATGCTCACAGGAACGCTGACAGTCTTAGGCAGTCTTGACAATCTTGTATCTCTCAATGTCTCGCACAACAACTTTTCAGGTTTGCTTCCTGATACCAAGCTCTTCCATGATCTCCCTGCCTCCGCATATGCTGGCAATCAAGAGCTCTGCATTAACAGAAACAAGTGTCACATGAATGGAAGTGACCATGGCAAGAACTCCACCAGAAACCTTGTTGTGTGCACTCTTCTCAGCGTAACAGTGACCTTGTTGATTGTGTTTCTTGGAGGACTTCTTTTTACCAGAATTCGTGGAGCTGCTTTTGGGAGGAAAGATGAAGAAGACAATTTGGAGTGGGATATCACCCCATTTCAAAAGCTTAACTTCTCGGTGAATGATATTGTGACAAAGCTCTCAGATTCAAACATTGTTGGGAAGGGTGTTTCAGGCATGGTTTATCGTGTCGAGACTCCAATGAAACAGGTCATTGCTGTGAAAAAGTTGTGGCCGCTGAAGAATGGTGAGGTTCCAGAGAGAGACTTGTTTTCTGCCGAGGTTAGAGCTCTTGGATCAATACGGCATAAAAATATAGTGAGGCTTCTAGGATGTTGTAACAACGGAAAAACTAGGTTGCTCTTATTTGACTACATCAGCATGGGGAGTTTGGCTGGATTACTCCATGAGAAGGTATTCTTGGATTGGGATGCTAGATACAACATAATATTGGGGGCAGCTCATGGCTTGGCTTATCTTCATCATGATTGTATTCCTCCAATTGTACATCGTGACATCAAGACTAATAACATCTTGGTTGGACCACAGTTTGAAGCTTTTCTTGCAGATTTTGGGCTGGCAAAGCTTGTTGATTCTGAAGAATGTTCAAGAGTTTCTAATGTAGTTGCAGGTTCTTTTGGGTACATTGCCCCAG AATATGGATACTGTTTGAGAATCACAGAGAAAAGTGATGTGTACAGCTATGGTGTAGTGCTCCTAGAGGTTTTAACAGGGAAAGAACCTACTGATGACCGGATCCCTGAAGGTGTCCACATTGTCACGTGGGTTAGCAAGGCACTCCGAGAAAGAAGAACAGAATTGACAACAATCCTAGACCCGCAACTTCTTTTGCGATCAGGTACACAACTCCAAGAAATGCTTCAGGTGCTTGGGGTGGCCCTCTTGTGTGTGAACCCTTCACCAGAAGAACGACCCACCATGAAAGATGTAACAGCGATGTTGAAGGAGATCAGACATGTAAATGAGGattttgaaaaaccaaactATCGTGGCATGGAAGCGACTTCCAATCCAAAAGCAGCAGTTCACTCCTCTAGTTTCTCCAGATCATCTGAACCTCTAATTAGATCACCTTCATAA